The bacterium genome contains the following window.
TCGTCAGCCGCGTGCAGCACACGTGCGATCTGGACGAAAGCAGAGTGGCCCTCGTTCATGTGGCAAACGGACATGGTGATGCCGAGTTTGCGAAGCAACTCCACTCCGCCAAAGCCGAGCACAATTTCCTGCTGGATGCGTGTTTCCCTATCCCCACCATATAGGGTATGCGTGATGGAGCGGTCAGGCGGGGTATTCTCCGGCAAATCGGTATCCAGAACGTAGAGCGGAATTCTACCGACCGTCACGAGCCAGGCACCAATCGTCAAGTGACGATTGTGAAAGGGAACTTGGATCGTAAGCCGTTTGCCGTTCGCATCGAGGACCGGCTGCATGGGCAGGTTATCAAACTCATTCAGTGGATACAACTCCGTTTGCCGCCCATCGGCATCGAGTTGCTGTTGAAAATACCCCTGACGATAGGCTAAGCCAATGCCAATTACAGGCAATCCAAGGTCTGATGCCGCTTTAAGATAGTCACCGCTCAGAACACCAAGTCCTCCGCTATAGAGCGGCAAACAGGAGGCCAAGCCGTATTCCATGGAGAAGAATACGATACGTCCGCGCTGCTCGGCGCTATGCACCTGCTGATACCAGGACTCACCATGAAGGTAATTGTCCAGCAGTCGCAGACAGTGATTATAGTGCTCAACGAATTCATTGGAAGCCGCGGCCCGCGACAATTTCCATTGGGGAACATCGAGCAGCAAGCGAACCGGATTGTGGTTGGTAGCTTCCCACATTGCGGGATCAATATGTCGGAACAACTCTCCGATTTCCGGACGCCATGACCAGTAGAAATTGTAAGCCAATTCCGTCAGACGTGAGAGACTCTCCGGAAGATTCGGAGTGAAGCGATAATTGGCAATCGAAGTGAGTTTCATCTAAAGGTTCGGATCTCCACATTTGGTTTCAAGTACTTCAGCAAATAGCAAAGGGGCCGCAGCCCCTCGCTACACACTACATCTGCGTCAACGCAAGAGCATCATCTTGCCGATGAGCTGTTTTCCTCCCGCGTCCAAACGGTAAAAATAGACACCGCTCCCGATCCCGGCACCATCAAAGTCCACTCTGTGATGTCCTGCCGATAAAGACGACTCGACAAGTGTCTTCACCAACCGGCCCTGAACATCAAAAACGCTGAGGGTGACAGCCGACTCGGTGGGCAGACCGAACGATATGCTCGTGGTCGGGTTAAAGGGGTTCGGGTAGTTTTGGGAAAGATACAGTTCGGTCGGTATTCCCGCCGGCGAGTCATCAGCTGGGGTGATAATAAATTGCACGATGTTAGAGCTGTCCGACTCCCCCCCATCATAGACAGCTGTCACCCACATGCGAAAGACTCCGACTCCAGTTACATTGTAGACAAAAGTCGTGCCAGATGCCTCGCCAATCAGCCCGGTTCCTTGTCTGTAGACCTTATAATTGACAAGTTCGTCGAGCGCACTCCGCCCGTCATCCTGCAATGCGGCCCAATCCGGAGGAAGCCAGTTCAACGTAATCTGCATCGTTTCAGAGTTGAAATCACCCACGAGGTTTCGCGGTGGGTCGAGCCGATAGACAGTCATATTCACAACCACTTCTCCACCGGCAGGGACCGTGAACTGTTCAGAAGTGAGGTTCTCATATCCCTCCATCTCGCATTCGAGCCTGAAGTTCCCGGCGGGCATATCGGCGACGCTGAATGTACCGTCAGCATTTGGAGCGAAGGAAAGACTTCCGACACGTAGCGTGGCACCGGATAGGTCGGTGGCCGGTATTGCAGTTATCTGACCGCTGAGGGTGCCTGTTCCGACAATGGGACCGGTAGTATAGCGAAGAGCGGTCCCGGCACCAATCGTAAACTGGTTCTGATCGTGGCTGCCGTCCAGCAACACCATCAGGCCCACAGTTCCTGAGGAATTTTCGATTCCCAGCGTGGCATCCATGTCCGTGTCGGGACCATCGTAGTCAAAGCGGTTGTAGTGGATCTCAAATTCGCTGTCTCCGGTTCTCGTGGCGCGTTCATCCAGCGAATAGAGAACAAACTGTGCGGTCACTTTGAAAGTTCGTGGGTCGAAATGGGGAACTTGGTAGTACTCAACAATGAACCGTCCGTTCGCCGCATCGTGATAATAGGCAACCTGCCCGCCTTCGTTCGCATCATACGGATATAAGTCATCCCAGAAAACAAACACAGCGTTATTGGGAAGAGCACTATTGGGAATATACGTATTCGTATACGGCTGGGTTCCGCCCGCGACGTTGCCGAATCCGATCCAGCCGTCCGCGGAAACCGTTAAGTTTGTCGTCACGGCTCCGTAAAACCGAGCATTGAACGGCAACGGGACCTGAATCAGCCAGTCATTACCCGTGCCCGGTCCAATAAGCGTTCCCGCACCACCACCTGCAGGCGCGATTGAGGTATAAGAGAATGTTGGGGCATACCCTGTATCGCTATTTTCATAGCAGAAATACCCATATGCATCAGGGCCTACCGGCGCATATCGTGAGTCGTCAATCGGGATCATCGCGTCCACAGCTTGCCCTGCGGTCACAAACACCGTGCGTGCGCCGGATCTTCCGTCAATAGTTGCGCGAACAACATACGAGTTGCTGCCGGGCAACGAGCGGGTAAACTGACCGGACGCATCGGAGACATCGGTCGGAATCGTCGCATTGGGAAACTCGTATGTGATGGTTGCCCCGGCGACGGGATCTCCCTCCTGGTCGATGACAAGACCGTTGATTGTCCCGTTCCCCGGGACAGCAGAGAGACCAAAGTTTCGGACGACTGTCGGCCCGCTGGCCACAACACTCTGCGTTTCCGGAACGAACCCGAATGCTCGCGCATGCAGGTTGTAAGTGCCGCCTTGCGGGACACGAACGGCGTAGTTTCCGGCATCATCGGTGAGCGCGTGTGTTCCTTCACCCTGAATCAGAACAGAACCGGGAACTCCGTTATTGGGATCACCTGCAGGATGAATCACACCGCTGATCATCGTCCAGGCTGAGACCAACGGTACGCTTGACGCCAGCCCAAAGGTCTGAGCTGTACCGACGTTGATTTCGCCAGTGACGCGCAACGTCCAGGAGCCTGCTGCAGGATTTGCCACTCGAACGCGCTCACAGACATTGACACTGTCCACACCTGCCACCGCGGGAGATCCGGGAGAAGCAGGATTCAAAGTCCACGGCAAGTAGTTCGTGCCATTGGGCGAAATCAAAACCAAATCGAGATCATTCACGAGAGTCGGAATGACGTTGCCGAGAGCAGGCACGTCCGACCACGCCAAGCTAACATCAAGAGTCGGCGTATTCACCGGAACAGTAAAGTTGTGCGTATAGGTTTCATCCAGACTCAGCTCACCTTCCAGCACGCCTCCCGCATCAAGCTGCTGGATTGCACTCAGAGCGTTGACCAGGCCAAAACCCGACTGGTAATCCGGCCCGGCGGTTCCTAAGTCGGTTGCAGAATTAATGTATAACGCTTTGACGGTTTCGGGCAGCGGATCGGGTGCATCAGGATAGAGGGAGTGCCAGCGTTCGAGGATTAAGCAAGCCACGCCCGCAGCCGCAGGAGTAGCCATTGAAGTACCCGACATGGAGGTATAACCGCCACCCGGAGCGCACGACGTCACATTCACTCCAGTCGCGACAACTTCCGGCTTTATG
Protein-coding sequences here:
- a CDS encoding S8 family serine peptidase, giving the protein MRQQRITSWVMACLLLSLGSAKAAYEIYFQSGVVSPAEFEYRIAQVDDASHVVLQFFEPLTSEDHSRLNSAGIQLLGYLPERAYAASLTRPVTATLLNSLGVRAMLPFAPEFKLHPRVIEQEFGSWSLYDNNRRMFNVDVFQDVALADAAAEVAMRGFEVGGHIKASHTLIVAADPAKLMELAAMDAVMFINEMSPPLENVNSTVRTRLHVNEVQTAPYNLTGNGVTILVFDGGMVDPTHPDFGTRVTQMEAGTVQAHATHVAGTVGGNGANSGGTNRGMAPAATIISGEYDACVPFCFYNSPNDVSDDYIFARENYGVELTTNSVGANVSPNGYPCSWFGDYELTSRIIDGLVRQTVDRPLIQFWAAGNERGDPGCANSSYRCMSIPAGAKNIMTVGATSASDALASFSSWGPTDDGRIKPEVVATGVNVTSCAPGGGYTSMSGTSMATPAAAGVACLILERWHSLYPDAPDPLPETVKALYINSATDLGTAGPDYQSGFGLVNALSAIQQLDAGGVLEGELSLDETYTHNFTVPVNTPTLDVSLAWSDVPALGNVIPTLVNDLDLVLISPNGTNYLPWTLNPASPGSPAVAGVDSVNVCERVRVANPAAGSWTLRVTGEINVGTAQTFGLASSVPLVSAWTMISGVIHPAGDPNNGVPGSVLIQGEGTHALTDDAGNYAVRVPQGGTYNLHARAFGFVPETQSVVASGPTVVRNFGLSAVPGNGTINGLVIDQEGDPVAGATITYEFPNATIPTDVSDASGQFTRSLPGSNSYVVRATIDGRSGARTVFVTAGQAVDAMIPIDDSRYAPVGPDAYGYFCYENSDTGYAPTFSYTSIAPAGGGAGTLIGPGTGNDWLIQVPLPFNARFYGAVTTNLTVSADGWIGFGNVAGGTQPYTNTYIPNSALPNNAVFVFWDDLYPYDANEGGQVAYYHDAANGRFIVEYYQVPHFDPRTFKVTAQFVLYSLDERATRTGDSEFEIHYNRFDYDGPDTDMDATLGIENSSGTVGLMVLLDGSHDQNQFTIGAGTALRYTTGPIVGTGTLSGQITAIPATDLSGATLRVGSLSFAPNADGTFSVADMPAGNFRLECEMEGYENLTSEQFTVPAGGEVVVNMTVYRLDPPRNLVGDFNSETMQITLNWLPPDWAALQDDGRSALDELVNYKVYRQGTGLIGEASGTTFVYNVTGVGVFRMWVTAVYDGGESDSSNIVQFIITPADDSPAGIPTELYLSQNYPNPFNPTTSISFGLPTESAVTLSVFDVQGRLVKTLVESSLSAGHHRVDFDGAGIGSGVYFYRLDAGGKQLIGKMMLLR